A window of Pirellula sp. SH-Sr6A contains these coding sequences:
- a CDS encoding acetyltransferase: MKPIAIIGCGGHASVVRSALLALHRTILVSTCMDPTQVDRTMFPWEIMTDGELLSRYSPDQIELVLGIGWTSPNNASSLAQRIVHEFQVKGFRFTGFQHPCVWVAPEAKVDSTAQIHAGAVVQPGAAIGPFALINTKASVDHDCTIGSFCHLAPGVTLSGNVRVGSGCHLGTGASVIHDIEIGAESLIAAGSVVVTSLSPHSRVRGVPAKPFPPQT, from the coding sequence ATGAAACCCATCGCGATCATCGGCTGTGGTGGGCATGCGAGCGTGGTGCGGTCCGCTTTGCTCGCGCTCCATCGAACGATCCTTGTTTCGACCTGTATGGATCCAACACAAGTAGATCGGACCATGTTCCCTTGGGAAATCATGACCGATGGAGAACTACTTTCACGATACAGCCCAGACCAGATCGAGTTGGTATTAGGGATCGGCTGGACTTCCCCCAACAACGCCTCCTCTCTGGCGCAACGGATTGTTCACGAATTTCAAGTGAAGGGATTCCGGTTCACCGGTTTTCAACATCCTTGCGTTTGGGTTGCCCCCGAAGCGAAAGTCGACTCGACGGCGCAGATTCACGCAGGTGCCGTTGTCCAGCCCGGCGCGGCCATCGGTCCTTTTGCATTGATCAACACCAAAGCGTCCGTGGATCACGACTGCACCATCGGCTCTTTTTGCCATTTGGCTCCCGGCGTAACCTTATCCGGAAACGTTCGTGTCGGATCGGGTTGTCATTTAGGGACAGGCGCCTCCGTCATCCACGACATTGAGATTGGGGCGGAGAGTTTGATCGCAGCTGGCTCCGTCGTCGTCACCTCTCTTTCACCGCATTCCCGGGTGCGCGGCGTTCCCGCAAAGCCATTTCCTCCTCAGACCTGA